CTTATTTACACAGTCTTAAAATAACAATagttaattaatatttcttgaattttttttatgataaGTGAAAATCCACACATCAGATTCTACTATACTCACTCAAGTTGTAAACAGATGGTTAATATACGctgtatttattaaaatatcattcTGAATATATCATTATCATTTACACAGGTACTCCtgaaatttataatattaaaaaaaaaaaaaaaaaaagagaaaaagataCAGCTAGATTAGCTGCcgtattttctttaaaccaaatttatttacacaCTACATACATAATTCATGcctatatttataaatggAATAAAATAGAACAATTTTAATACCCAAAATTAACCTGGAAAAGCtaagttaaaaatgaaacgaGCCATATATATTGCCGATTATTATCATATTTTGATATCAGTGTTTTGCAGATGATTCTAATCTAACATATCTGAAtcttttattcttttttgtgaAACTGACTTGCTTGCATCTTATGGCTGGAGTCAGTATAAATTTCTTAGAACTTATCAATCCAACGAATATACTTCTAAAAGATATTACATTAGCCTTGCACAACCTGCAGTTATAATCAAAACACTTAATCAACGTAGCTCAAGCATGTCTATTTAAGATGTTAAATATGTTTTGGTAAATTACtttgcaaataaaattctAAATACAATGGTTTGGCATTATGATAAAGAATAAGACAATTTACAAgcgaaaataaatttgactGATGTGTCCAGGTACACTCATACTAGATACGATGAGCATTGATTTGAAACACCAGTATAATATACCGAGACATTAAAAGACAAACGTAGTGGCCATGCAAAAATATTGCTGCAACGTCTGTCCAGTTATCACTCGGATTCAATTAAGATTTGTTTAATTCCAATACTCACAAAGCTTGTGATGAACAATATTTTTCGTAATTTCAACCGTTCTGCATACTTTACACGACATTGATTTACAAAGTGTaaattcatcttcaaagaaaagtaggaaaataaaagaaaggaagAAAACACTGTTCatgcattttttcaaaattgttgcaaaaaatctaataaatttatttggCTATCAAATGCTAAATCATAAATACTCGTGTGTTAGCGGTTCAGTGTATAACAAGTCAATCACAATGCTTATTTATATATCGTTTGATTGTAAAATCATTACATACAGTaggaaatttattttgtttaagaAATATTCTATCTTAagtttttctaaatttacttttacCTAATGGCTCTTTTTAACTTTGTTGTAGTAAAGCTGCTAGGAGTTAATTTCTCTTCTTCGTATTGcctacttttaaaatttgaaagccACTACCAGATATTTATAAAGCCGAAAGGCTCGGCTTATTGCATTTAATTGCAGATAATTAGAATGGCAAACTTTTATCCAGATTTTCTGAATATGCAGCCACCTCCTAACTATGTAGCAGGTTTAGGACGTGGTGCAACAGGATTTACAACGCGTTCAGATCTTGGGCCTGCTCAAGAATTGCCATCCCAAGAATCTATAAAGGCTGCAATTGAACAAAGGAAATCAGAAatagaggaagaagaagatatCGATCCTCGTTATCAGGATCCTGACAATGAAGTAGCGCTGTTTGCTACTGCTCCATATGATCATGAGGACGAAGAAGCTGATAAAATATATCAATCTGTAGAGGAACATTTaagtaaaagaagaaaatccCAACGTGAAAAACAAGAACAGCTacagaaagaaaaatatgaaaaagaaaacccCAAGGTTTCTTCACAATTTGCGGACTTAAAACGTGGGTTATCCACTTTGACAGATGAAGACTGGAATAATATCCCAGAACCCGGCGATCTAACTCGTAAAAAAAGGACTAAACAGCCGAGACGTGAAAGATTTTATGCAACAAGTGATTTTGTTCTTGCAAGTGCTCGCAATGAAAATCAAGCTATCTCTAATTTTGCAGTGGATACTCAAGCAGGAACAGAAACTCCAGATATGAATGggacaaaaacaaattttgttgaaattgGAGCTGCTCGTGACAAAGTTTTAGGTATCAAGTTAGCACAAGCTTCGTCGAATTTGACTTCACCATCGACTATAGATCCGAAGGGGTATTTAACTAGTCTGAATAGTATGGTTCCAAAAAATGCCAATGACCTGGGTGATATAAGAAAAGCTAGAAAATTGTTGCAAAGTGTTATTGAAACGAATCCAAAGCACGCCTCTGGCTGGGTAGCTGCTGCGCGGCTTGAAGAGGTCGCGAATAAATTATCTCAAGCAcaatctttaattttaaaaggttGCGAAAATTGTTCTCGCTCTGAGGATGTTTGGCTAGAAGCAATACGACTACACCCGGCTGCAGAAGCAAAAGTTATTATTGCAAATGccgttaaaaaattaccaAAGTCAGTGACGTTATGGCTTGAAGCCgaaaaacttgaaaatcAAGCTCAGcacaaaaaaaggattataaaaaaagctttagaATTTAACCCGACTTCTGTAAGCTTATGGAAAGAAGCTGTAAatttagaagaagaagtgGATAATGCAAGGATACTATTAGCTCGTGCCGTTGAATTAATACCCATGTCCATTGATTTATGGTTAGCTCTTGCTCGACTTGAAACTTATGAGAATGCTAAAAAGGTGCTCAATAAAGCCAGACAAACCATCCGTACTTCCCATGAGGTTTGGATTGCTGCTGCTCGTTTGGAAGAACAGCAAGGTAATGTATCACGGgtggaaaaaataatggcTCGTGGTGTAAGTGAGTTACAGGCTACTGGTGGTATGTTACAACGCGATCAGTGGCTTTCCGAGGCTGAAAAATGCGAAACTGAAGGGGCAGTGATTACTGCACAAGCTATAATTAATACGTGCCTCGGTGTTGGAttggatgaagaagatcAATTCGACACCTGGTTAGATGATGCTCAATCTTTTATAGCTCGTAAATGTATAGATTGTGCGCGTGctgtttttgctttttctttaagaGTCTATCCAAAAAGTGAGAAACTTTGGCTGAGAGCTGTTGAACTTGAAAAGCTGTATGGTACAACAGAAAGTGTTTGTTctattttagaaaaagcTGTAGAATCATGTCCTAAAGCCGAAATTTTATGGTTGCTTTATGCTAAAGAGCGAAAAAACGTTAATGATATTGCTGGTGCTCGGAATATTCTTGGGAGAGCTTTTGAATATAATTCTAATAGCGAAGAGATATGGCTTGCTGCTGTCAGAATTGAATTTGTgaacaatgaaaatgaacGTGCCAGAAAGCTACTTGCCCGTGCTCGTATCGAATCGGGAACTGAACGAATATGGACTAAATCCATTTCGCTTGAACGAATTTTGGACGAAAAAGATCGGGCGTTACaacttttggaaaatgCACTGAAAATTTATCCCCATTATGATAAGTTGTACATGATGAAGggtcaaatttttgaagataaaGAGCAGATTGAGCTTGCTCGAGACGCATACTTGGCTGGCACAAAAGTTTGTCCTTATTCCATACCTTTGTGGCTTTTGCTAGCCAAACTTGAAGAAAAGCAGTCCGTTATACGCGCGAGAGTTGTGTTTGATAGGGCTAAGGTTAAAAATCCTaagaatgaatttttatggCTTGAACTTATAAAAATGGAACTCCGGGCGGGGAATATTTCACAAGTTCGTGCAGCCCTTGCTAAGGCCTTGCAGGAATGCCCATCTTCGGGTTTGCTGTGGACGGAGGCTATATGGCTTGAACCTCGCGCACAGCGTAAAACTCGTGCTACAGATGCTTTAAGGAAATGTGAAGGCAATGCACATTTACTTTGCACCATCGCCAGGATGCTGTGGctggaaaaaaaagcagaTAAGGCGCGTAGttggtttttaaaagctgtTAAGGCTGACCAAGATAACGGAGATGTGTGGTGTTGGTTTTATAAGTATAGCTTAGAGGCTGGGAACGAAGACCAACAGAAAGAAGTGCTTACAAGTTTTGAAACCGCTGATCCTCATCATGGTTATTTTTGGCCCAGTATTACTAAAgatatcaaaaattctCGGAAAACTCCGCAGGAACTATTACATCTTGCCATAAATGTGTTATGATTACGACAAAAATGATGACTGTAACATATTGGATCTATTATTTATCttaaaattaatgtttAAATTGGTATTCGAATTTACTTTAgatatttgtaaatttacggactttttaataaaaaagaacgaTTTTTAAACAGGTTCGATTGAACACTTACTTTAAATCAACAAGAATACCAGTTAAGAAAGCAGTAAAAGTGTAAACCAAAACTTTTTATGTAATACACACTATCAACACGAAAGTgggttttaaaaaacacaagggaaaaactttcaaaaataagacaaaaaattagagaaaaaaaaattaagtaaCCCCTTTTAAGTATATGTTGCCTTTACTCAGCAACGGGATTCCATTGTGAATATATATCCCAGCGACTAGATTCGGCTTGACGCGACACATATTTGACAAATTGAAGGACACCTTCATCTCTATaaaccaaagaaaaaacattcCAAGCGGCTGgcaaagaaagcaaaatacTGTCATCTTGCTGATCACCCCTATACACAGCAGCATCTACATCAGGATCTTCATCGCCAATCATATAAATATCATATGCACCATTGTCAGTATTCGCAATGCCTGTCCCCGGAGATAAGCAAAGAGTAGCTTCTAGTAAAGCTGTGTCATTCGTAGTAGCAAGCGTAAAATCGGAACCAGGGCGGAATCGTCGACCAACTTGATGAAAGGAACGAAGGGGTAAGCCACTGACAAGTTGGATCCAACGCTGAAACGCAGGAAGGCGCTGCAAATCCATGGGCAAAATAATATCAGGGCCAAACTCTTCATGATCTAAATATAGGTACCTGTGCTTATGAGGAGGAATGGCAGTTTTCCAAGGGAATGACACTTCGGAAGAATGCATAGGAGTGGGCTGCCTTTCAGCATCGATGATTCGCTTAAGGAGAGTGTTTGCAAATTCCTGATTTAAAAACTCTACTAAAACAATAACAGAATCTTGAAAAAAGCGTTTTGATAGTTTTTCAATGCCATCAGGTGTCAGGTAAAGTGGATTAATATAATTGCTTAAAATATCAGTATCCTGTTTGGATAAAGGTTCTGGCTTAACAACTGGGTAGTATGAAAACCGGGGAAGTTCTAAGTCCATTTGTTTCATTGTTAAAGACTGCAAAGTAGAAACGGTATTGTCGCAGTAATTAGCGTCATAACCAGGTTCGCCAGGCTGAGGGTAATGAAACCAGCCGGAAATAGCCATTCGAGGTTTATCTACATAAACTTCTTCAACATCATGGAATGAATGTCCGGGCTTAACTCGGAAGAAAGAGAGTTGATTCCATTGAGGAGGAATGGAGTGACAAAAATCAGCAGCAGGAAAGGATGGTTGTAATGTAGGAAACAACCGGAGTGCACCTCCATATTCGGGTTTCCAACCTTCGTCAGGTTCTACCAAGTATAAGATATAGGAAATGCACCTGGTACCAATAACATCGTCATGATTCATCAAATGGCATCCTTTTGAGTAAACATTAACAGacaaatcttttttgctAGCCGATAAAGGGCCACAGCCGGTAATCTTTTGAACGTGAGAGCGAAATTCCTCAGAGTAAAGAGCATCACGAACTTGACGCAAATACTTAAGCATGTTTTGCTCTTTCTTGTCTAATCCATCCAAGTTTGCTAGATCACCAGTTTGCCAAACACGGTAAATATCAGTTACTTTCTCTGTAAAATGTATGTTTTCCATAAGTTCCTTACGAACATTTCGAAGAAGTGTATCATTGATCAGAGGACGAATCACAACATGATTATACGGTCCATTTTTGTGATATTCCCGTGAAAGTCTTTCTGCCTCACTGGTATCTAATGCATGAGGCGCAAATCTATCCAGCACTGTTGGTTGTTGAGTATCCCCCATCCcgtttttatatttgaGATTTCACCTGAATATAATGTGCAATTaggtaaaaattttagtgGTTGGCAAACTCCCAATAGTAGCAATGAAAAGCATCCCACCCATTTTTATGGACTCGGGTCTCACCATAGGTAACATTCTTGAATTATCGTAAGACTTTCTTAGACCTCCTATTACGGAGTGACTTCGGTAACTGTGAATTTGTTTAATGATAGGGAACGCAGGTTAATTCTTCGCTTGCTTAAAACAACGTGCTATCCGTAATTCTGCCTATTGCTATATATTTGGATAGTAACGCTTCGAGCTTAAAGAACAGTATAGTCCCAAAATAAGGCTAAAAGAGTTTGAATCTTAAACAGTAatctgttttcttttccattttctGATTAGTTAGAtaactttcttttgatgcttttgaatcaaataaatgaattattCAAGATGTTTGTGATTTAAagtactatttttttattccttAAAAAAACCGTAGCTAGTTTTATTACCACAACTCGCATTTCAGGTTTCGGAAATTAAtctcatttctttttaaaaattaatattcaATAAAGGGAACAATTTGTTTCTATACTTCTATTTCAAAACTTATGTCTATGGCCAAATATTGCATTAAATACTTTGCCTGAACAAATTGGGTTATTGACCCCCATATAAGGTTATAGTTATTAGTTGTATAGTAGTCAAGATATTAATAAACCCTAAGTGGGGTTATTATAAAGGTCAAAACGCAATTCAAGCAGTCTATAACTTACAAGGAAAATTGTCCCAAGTGGGGGCCGAAATCAATAACAATAAGAAATCCCAGTGTTTGattaaatagtaaaaaaagaaaagaaagtaaattaGAGAAGTACGATTATTAACTATCCATTTaactattttttccttttttttttttttttttttaaataatatgcTACTGATCGTTACGCGCAACTTTATGGATAACTTATACTATACTTCATGAACTATTGTGATTTCCTGAGATTACTCGATGGCTTTTATATCTTGGTCATATTTTATAATCAGTTATCCCATAACAAAGATTTAAAGCTGTACGGCCCTTCAATTGTTAATATCTGCATGAAAACTTGTTTACATTTGTACAAAGCGAAATGATGCACTATCAAATATTgtagaaaattttaaaaattataattatgTGCAAATGCTCTTCTTCcaagattttgaaaattgcTATTAATTCTTCGACTTGCTAATAAGAGCATATTTGCAAATATATAGAATGAGGAACGAAACCGTATCATAACATAATGAATccaacaatttttaattgtGTACCTTTTATTATAGAATCGTTGTTAGTAATAtccttattattttttcctctCACTGTTTCAGTCTCAAATGATCCAATGTAACCAAAGAGTACCCTCATGCATGGTGCATCACTTCGACACCAAAAAACtagaaaaacaataattttttatttttgtgtTACATTTTATTCCCTCCATTTGCTGACTCAGGAGGATTGGCCAACTTTAGAACGCAGGTCTTAATGTCTTTGAGCAAGTCCATTTTAACCGAATCGGGAATACTTTCAGTTGCAGACTGCAAGGCGCTCTCATAtagcttttgaaaatcaattttagaATCGGAATTCACAATTCCCCGAGTGTAGTCACGTAATTGAGTTGTCCAACCGCAGGATTCAAGTTTGTATTCTAATTCATTTGCTAGcctacattttttaaattgttgTTTagttataaaattttttttttaaaaaagaaagccTATCTTTTATACCTTTCATAATCTCCAGTTTCATATAGCTGCTCAACAATTTTCTCAGTGGTCATCTTTGTTGAAAATATGAGGTCGTACATTGCTACGCAGAAATATACCATTGCAGATGCAAACGAAATATTTAAACCAGCATTGAAAAGTAACCtttataattaaatcattttttaatttaggagttgaaaaataaaatatttggatTTCATTCTGAATACGATATCTCAGGTAAGTAGTCAATAATAGTacaatattattaaaagtgTAGCTtctctattttttactataaacaaaaaaactgACTATCAGTAATGCATTTTTTGACAGTTAATAAACTACAAAAATTCTTTGGAAATAATagctttattaaaagtgAAACTTGAGATCATTAAATTCATCGTCTTCGTCATTATTGGTTTTAGGAGATAGTTCTTTAAATGAATTACtcgattttttagaaattgaTGATTTGCCGCTTTTGTCAGACGATGCTCCGGCAGGAATACTTTCTACTTTTGACATGAGTCTTGGTACAGGCTCTAAATCTGTATCATCTTGGTCAAACACTTCTGTTTTCTTATGCTCAGATAAAGAGAGAAAAGCTTGTAAAGGTGCTTTTTGTGAAGCTTTCTGTATGAAAAAGATTAGtcgaaattttctttattatacCACATaccttttgaaattttttaaaatttttacggCCCgaataatattttgaagTATGCCTACTGTTAGCATTCGATTTCTCGGATGACATAATTCGAATATATTCGACAGATCCAAGGTTTCGTAAACGACGATTTTCCTCAAATGCTTTATCATCTTCAGATTCTTGGACATTCTCTGAAGGTAAACTATCTACCTCCGCATTGGCCTTTTTCTCACCGACAACATTAAGTTCTAATGGTTTGAACGGAGAAGAATTTCCTTTATCCACTGAATTATAGGAAACATACTCAACCTTGGTCTTCCCCTGACCACTGCCTGTGTTTGCcgatttttttgaactGGATTTTAAACtgtttttagttttttcaCTATTATCACccgattttttattttgagcTGAACCATTGTTTGATTGATTGCTTAAATAACCCTCAGGTTCTTTTCCAAACATTTGTTTAGGTTGTACGAAATCCATAATTGAAAGGTTTTCTAGCGTTTTTACTCGCTTGCTTTTTGGCGAACAAGGCAATGGCTTTTTTacagaaaataaatcatcaaCGATGTTCTTTTGGATATGGCGTTGGGgttgaataattttttggggGGTTGAATTAGAAGCAGTAGCATACTTTAACctctcaatttcttttgagATTAGTTCCCTTGAATTCCTTTCAATGATTATCTTCCATAGCTGCTCAATAgttaaacaaaagataCCTTCTGGGAAAGAAATCTTCTCAGAGTCATATACTGCGTTGTTTAATACAACGAAATCcgtttttgaaatcaatTCCTTGTCTATATCCCCAAGACTCATAAAGGTCGATATCCTCAAACCCAATAACTCCAATAAGTGGTGGGACTCACTCGACGTATTTAACATGGCGCAACTGAATCCTTCTAATGAATTTATGCAGTCTTCAGGAGATGACGGGAATTGATCGTTGTTCtttatgatatttttaaaacattcaaGCGCATCTGGCATTAGGCTGGCGTCTTCAATTACGGATTCTTTAACAGTTGATAGGTACTGAAGATAGCTATCATCTATAATTAcagtttttttaagaaaagcATACATAGTTCCAACAGTTATACTGGACCCAGCTTGTCTGTTCATAACAAAGTGGGTAGTAGCATCGCTATCGCGTAGTCCAGTCGGTATACCTGAAAGTTGATAAgaagtgaaaaaaaaaaagaccgAAGTACCTAAGAGGTTTAAATTTGAAGCCCACTGGGATAACATTTCAGGGTTATCGAATTGTATACACATACTTCTCCAGTATGCACTTAAAGTTAGTAAATCATATATAGTCGATAAAACTTACTTTATCGTGAATGGACATTTACCCAGTTGTATTTTAAgatctttttctttgtaagAATCACCATTTTGACCAAcaactttttcattaaCCTTGGTTCCAAACTTCGTATCGAGGTCCTTTACTTCAAACTCGCATGGGCCACCGGTAAACTGTGCACATATTAGCTGGcattgatttaaaatataagaaAGATAAACATATaatagaaatgaaaaatgaaaagctCAATATTTCCATTTAATTGGATACGTACGTAGTCTTTCTCACTTGGGGTCAAAATCGTAAAACGAGCATGGCGTTTACTAATTGATTTAGAAATCACTTGAATGTGGGACGAATCGTCTGCaatattagaaaattaacaaaaataagaaaCTTACCAGATACATTTCGACCTACAATATAAGTTCCTGGAAATAGTATCCGTGATTTTCCTGCTGTTTAGTACGTACAATACGGCcataatgaaattgatataGCTAGTAAGAGATACCTTTTAGAATGTCACCCTCAGCCTCAATTATCcacattttttcaacataaaattctttttattgaaaaaattcagaaaCCAGAATGCTGTTTTCACAACTGAGGATGCATAGGTGCGTcgcttttaattttagtaCAATTGAAAGTAACAAAGTAACCCTTTATGATGTCCAAAAGCCCTTCGTTAAATTAGAAGCTAAATCTACTAAACCAATTCTTGAATTTGAATTGACAAAGCTTGCTTTTCAAAGCTTTCttcaagaaaaagtttaatcaacaaaaactcttaaaaaatttataatttcaaaaaattagacTTACACAGGTTCTCTGTCCTAGCCTTGCAAACACAAAAAATACTGTGAGTACActagaaaatgaatttacTAAAGGGGTAAACTATCGTAccaaaatgaaatttttaaagtcatGAGCTTATGTGAGCAAACAAACTTCAATTAAATACTATTTATCATACGTCGTGTATATGCACTACTGGATAACTTCTTTTacagtttaaaaaagtccATGCCTCTTTAAATAACTAACTTTATTTCTAGTTTTTACTACattcctttattttttaatcaatgaATTATCTATTACCTATCCTAATAAGCAGAAGTATGAGTTAGCTGTAGTGTTTCATTTTCGCTAATTGATATTAGCCAGGAATCTCTCATCCTCGCTAAACCTCCCTACAGCTTAATCTTCCTTAAACCATTACCATACGAATTTGCTGGTTTCATATTCGCCGTTTGCAATTTCTATGTTGGTTGCAAACTATTCTAGTGATTCAGAAGAACAGGAGAATTCCCAATCGCCTAACATCCAACCTCTTCTGCATACTGAAAATTTAGCGCCAGCTGTGGTTGATAACGTATTTatcaaatgttttttataacaTGCTAATCATTTTAGGTAAAGGATGatttaattgtttcaaAGGGAGGAAACTCTAGAGAATTAGCGCGTAATGTCCCGGTTAATGAAATGGTGCAGCCTGCTTTAGGGCCTGCAAATCCATTTGTCACTAAAGAACAGGATTCTATAAAGAACAGTATTACCGGTTATGCTGAGAGGGAATATGTTccaaattttgtatttaatCAAGAATATTATGCTAATACACATGCTATTTATGGAAAACGAAATTTTGATGATAACGAAGCTACTACTTCTACagatttaaaaaggaagtcccagaaaataaaagaacgTAGAGAGGATCCTGGCGATCCATCTATCCTTGAA
This region of Schizosaccharomyces pombe strain 972h- genome assembly, chromosome: II genomic DNA includes:
- the prp1 gene encoding U4/U6 x U5 tri-snRNP complex subunit Prp1, with protein sequence MANFYPDFLNMQPPPNYVAGLGRGATGFTTRSDLGPAQELPSQESIKAAIEQRKSEIEEEEDIDPRYQDPDNEVALFATAPYDHEDEEADKIYQSVEEHLSKRRKSQREKQEQLQKEKYEKENPKVSSQFADLKRGLSTLTDEDWNNIPEPGDLTRKKRTKQPRRERFYATSDFVLASARNENQAISNFAVDTQAGTETPDMNGTKTNFVEIGAARDKVLGIKLAQASSNLTSPSTIDPKGYLTSLNSMVPKNANDLGDIRKARKLLQSVIETNPKHASGWVAAARLEEVANKLSQAQSLILKGCENCSRSEDVWLEAIRLHPAAEAKVIIANAVKKLPKSVTLWLEAEKLENQAQHKKRIIKKALEFNPTSVSLWKEAVNLEEEVDNARILLARAVELIPMSIDLWLALARLETYENAKKVLNKARQTIRTSHEVWIAAARLEEQQGNVSRVEKIMARGVSELQATGGMLQRDQWLSEAEKCETEGAVITAQAIINTCLGVGLDEEDQFDTWLDDAQSFIARKCIDCARAVFAFSLRVYPKSEKLWLRAVELEKLYGTTESVCSILEKAVESCPKAEILWLLYAKERKNVNDIAGARNILGRAFEYNSNSEEIWLAAVRIEFVNNENERARKLLARARIESGTERIWTKSISLERILDEKDRALQLLENALKIYPHYDKLYMMKGQIFEDKEQIELARDAYLAGTKVCPYSIPLWLLLAKLEEKQSVIRARVVFDRAKVKNPKNEFLWLELIKMELRAGNISQVRAALAKALQECPSSGLLWTEAIWLEPRAQRKTRATDALRKCEGNAHLLCTIARMLWLEKKADKARSWFLKAVKADQDNGDVWCWFYKYSLEAGNEDQQKEVLTSFETADPHHGYFWPSITKDIKNSRKTPQELLHLAINVL
- the ofd1 gene encoding 2-oxoglutarate and Fe(2+) dioxygenase domain-containing protein 1 — encoded protein: MGDTQQPTVLDRFAPHALDTSEAERLSREYHKNGPYNHVVIRPLINDTLLRNVRKELMENIHFTEKVTDIYRVWQTGDLANLDGLDKKEQNMLKYLRQVRDALYSEEFRSHVQKITGCGPLSASKKDLSVNVYSKGCHLMNHDDVIGTRCISYILYLVEPDEGWKPEYGGALRLFPTLQPSFPAADFCHSIPPQWNQLSFFRVKPGHSFHDVEEVYVDKPRMAISGWFHYPQPGEPGYDANYCDNTVSTLQSLTMKQMDLELPRFSYYPVVKPEPLSKQDTDILSNYINPLYLTPDGIEKLSKRFFQDSVIVLVEFLNQEFANTLLKRIIDAERQPTPMHSSEVSFPWKTAIPPHKHRYLYLDHEEFGPDIILPMDLQRLPAFQRWIQLVSGLPLRSFHQVGRRFRPGSDFTLATTNDTALLEATLCLSPGTGIANTDNGAYDIYMIGDEDPDVDAAVYRGDQQDDSILLSLPAAWNVFSLVYRDEGVLQFVKYVSRQAESSRWDIYSQWNPVAE
- the sus1 gene encoding SAGA complex deubiquitinating submodule subunit, TREX complex subunit Sus1; amino-acid sequence: MYDLIFSTKMTTEKIVEQLYETGDYERLANELEYKLESCGWTTQLRDYTRGIVNSDSKIDFQKLYESALQSATESIPDSVKMDLLKDIKTCVLKLANPPESANGGNKM
- the nbs1 gene encoding Mre11 complex BRCT domain subunit Nbs1, with product MWIIEAEGDILKGKSRILFPGTYIVGRNVSDDSSHIQVISKSISKRHARFTILTPSEKDYFTGGPCEFEVKDLDTKFGTKVNEKVVGQNGDSYKEKDLKIQLGKCPFTINAYWRSMCIQFDNPEMLSQWASNLNLLGIPTGLRDSDATTHFVMNRQAGSSITVGTMYAFLKKTVIIDDSYLQYLSTVKESVIEDASLMPDALECFKNIIKNNDQFPSSPEDCINSLEGFSCAMLNTSSESHHLLELLGLRISTFMSLGDIDKELISKTDFVVLNNAVYDSEKISFPEGIFCLTIEQLWKIIIERNSRELISKEIERLKYATASNSTPQKIIQPQRHIQKNIVDDLFSVKKPLPCSPKSKRVKTLENLSIMDFVQPKQMFGKEPEGYLSNQSNNGSAQNKKSGDNSEKTKNSLKSSSKKSANTGSGQGKTKVEYVSYNSVDKGNSSPFKPLELNVVGEKKANAEVDSLPSENVQESEDDKAFEENRRLRNLGSVEYIRIMSSEKSNANSRHTSKYYSGRKNFKKFQKKASQKAPLQAFLSLSEHKKTEVFDQDDTDLEPVPRLMSKVESIPAGASSDKSGKSSISKKSSNSFKELSPKTNNDEDDEFNDLKFHF